A window from Fragaria vesca subsp. vesca linkage group LG5, FraVesHawaii_1.0, whole genome shotgun sequence encodes these proteins:
- the LOC101293486 gene encoding F-box/LRR-repeat protein At4g14096-like: MASSLVHHKRRIEDRISGLPEAVLCHILSFLTTLEAVQTSVLSHSWKNVWASVPVLDLDEMKFYKHCVNSRKRYERSYFEEFVDDLLFNRGEANIYSFRLNVISGGMNSSHIDAWISTAIRHNVVELNLRVGKPTRPHFEIPMLLFTCSTLMRLKLLLCENFSATIPSSNCFPSLKFLHVTVQHPDSDLMEKFFSCFPALEELIIDGDVAGATAYNLVISAPKLIRLHIWFIVPVAWNYECQIFVTADTPNLEEVDIEYDCLVSYSLKNANCLRKAKIFFHTENLEDRDYFLGLPDRICQLFADICHARSLTVSSTIFSAVDIRYHSLLLTFGNLNHLELQLQTCRYLQSLTTLLKISPNLEHLKISAFTEIFYGNKSYCDDVELEHGWDAPESVPVCLISHLKTICLWDFQGCPDDMEVAMYLVKHGKALNKVTIYNHFSNEEMELRSTIALWSKFSNFPRGSETCKIQFETMV, encoded by the exons ATGGCTTCAAGTTTAGTGCATCACAAACGAAGAATTGAAGATAGGATTAGTGGGTTGCCAGAAGCAGTTCTTTGCCATATACTCTCCTTCCTTACAACCTTAGAGGCTGTCCAGACCAGTGTTTTATCACATAGTTGGAAGAATGTCTGGGCTTCTGTTCCCGTTCTAGATTTGGATGAAATGAAATTTTACAAACATTGTGTCAATTCACGGAAAAGATATGAACGAAGTTATTTTGAAGAGTTTGTGGATGATCTACTTTTCAATCGTGGTGAAGCAAACATTTACAGTTTCCGTCTTAATGTGATTAGTGGTGGGATGAACTCATCTCACATTGATGCTTGGATTTCCACTGCCATTAGGCATAATGTTGTGGAACTTAATCTTAGGGTTGGCAAACCTACACGCCCACATTTTGAGATCCCAATGCTACTTTTCACGTGCAGCACATTGATGAGGTTGAAGCTGTTGCTGTGCGAAAATTTTAGTGCCACGATTCCTAGCTCAAATTGTTTCCCGTCTCTCAAATTTCTCCATGTTACAGTTCAGCATCCTGATTCTGACTTAATGGAGAAGTTCTTTTCTTGTTTCCCTGCACTTGAAGAGCTGATTATTGATGGAGACGTTGCAGGTGCGACAGCTTACAATCTTGTTATATCTGCGCCTAAACTAATAAGACTGCATATTTGGTTCATTGTACCAGTTGCTTGGAATTATGAGTGCCAAATTTTTGTTACTGCTGATACTCCTAATCTTGAAGAGGTAGATATCGAGTATGACTGTCTGGTGAGCTATTCTTTGAAGAATGCCAATTGTCTGAGGAAAGCCAAGATATTTTTTCATACGGAAAATCTTGAGGACCGTGATTATTTTCTTGGCCTCCCAGATCGCATATGTCAGCTTTTTGCAGATATTTGTCATGCCAGATCCCTGACAGTTTCATCTACAATTTTTTCG GCTGTTGACATTAGATATCACAGTCTTCTGCTGACATTTGGTAATTTGAACCACTTGGAGCTACAACTTCAAACTTGTCGCTATTTGCAATCACTGACAACTCTGCTCAAGATATCACCAAATTTGGAACATCTCAAGATATCAGCCTTTACGGAAATTTTTTATGGAAAT AAAAGCTACTGTGATGATGTCGAGCTTGAACACGGATGGGATGCACCAGAGTCTGTGCCTGTTTGTTTGATTTCACACCTCAAGACTATTTGCCTATGGGATTTTCAGGGGTGTCCAGATGACATGGAAGTTGCAATGTACTTGGTGAAGCATGGCAAGGCTTTGAATAAGGTGACTATTTATAATCACTTCAGTAACGAAGAGATGGAGCTACGGTCTACTATTGCCTTATGGTCAAAATTTTCAAACTTCCCCAGGGGTTCCGAGACTTGTAAGATTCAGTTTGAGACAATGGTTTGA